ATTTAACATCCATATACTTGGCCCACAACCTGGACATGAATTAGGTTGTGCATGAAATCTTTTGTTTAATATGTTTAAATACTCTAATTTACATTCACTGTACATTTTAAAACTTTGCATTGTTGTTTTATCTCTATCACAGGGCGTAGATTTTATAATAGAAAATCTATGCCCACAGTCGGTACAATTTGTAAAAGCATATTCATATCTCTTATTTTGCTTGTCTTTTATGTCCTCTATGCACTTATTACATTACATGTAACAATATCAGGTGATATTAAAGTAACCTCTTGATCTATGCTCTTACTTTCTCTTATCTGAAAATCTTTATAATACATTGGTTTCTTATCTCTAGTAGTAATGTTATTAATTTTAGCTAAATGAGGATGATTATATTTTAGATTATATAAAAACTCATTGATATCCGATTCTTTCCCTTCAATATCTATATATAATCCACTTAAGTTATTATATACAAAACCCTTCAGGCTATTTTTTATTGCAGATCTATATATAAATGGTCTAAAACCTACTCCTTGAACTATTCCTTTAACATTTATGATAGTTCTTCTCATACTTATACTAACCTGTACCTTCCTTATAATTGCTTTCAAGTATGAAACATAATACAACTTCCTATTAACTCATTCTATAAATCCTTACTCCTCCTTCTGGCTCAGCAGCAAGTAGAGACCTATTATTTGAATCATATGAATGTGAAGCACATATCAAATCTCCATTATCATAGTCTACAATTATTAAGGTATGATAAGCTTTCCCGTAGGAATCAAGTAGTGATA
This genomic window from Clostridium cylindrosporum DSM 605 contains:
- a CDS encoding acylphosphatase, whose amino-acid sequence is MRRTIINVKGIVQGVGFRPFIYRSAIKNSLKGFVYNNLSGLYIDIEGKESDINEFLYNLKYNHPHLAKINNITTRDKKPMYYKDFQIRESKSIDQEVTLISPDIVTCNVISA